From the genome of Brienomyrus brachyistius isolate T26 chromosome 8, BBRACH_0.4, whole genome shotgun sequence, one region includes:
- the ppp4r1l gene encoding serine/threonine-protein phosphatase 4 regulatory subunit 1 — MAGLSLYFEDGHDDMDDFGFDDYGSDCDGIRITAFLDAGQDNLTPLGRLEKYAFSENVFNRQIVARGLLDVLREFSDNENDFVSVMETVARMSEDGEPTVRAELMEQVPNIAMFLHENRPNFPAAFSRYLVPIVVRYLTDPNNQVRKTSQAALLVLLEQGLISKADMENKVCPVLLDLTDPSSDDDYKIEAVAIMCKLVTMLSRDTVEHLLLLRFCELCSDVRLFQVRKVCAANFGEFCSIVGQDATEKVLMPKFFDLCSDSLWGIRKACAECFMIVSNSTSPEVRRTKLSPLFISLISDQSRWVRQAAFQSLGRFISTFANPSSTVLHFREDGTPRETVRCSSDRCDRPACGGSTGSGFDLGECQIEPALHAPSGSKCPSTLELCKKTDQESVLGCKGTGTSILEALEKDCPTTTQAGDKEPQLIEDTYSSFHYWRSPLPDISQDLELLQIEEVAAREVPILDSQGPATSSQIQKVLDCLQPHLDDPDVQAQVQVLSAALKAAQLESHSEEADQDEVLYESREIPVLDPQTPPPSVPLSVQPDPEEDQPVLPTKPLDSPQSAPESFQLKDPEAGNEETAELIKTEQEGQDSSPNKLCDEEKSKVQNVIPQQLLDQYLSMTDPTRAQTVDTEIAKHCAFSLPGVALTLGRQNWHCLKDTYETLATDVQWKVRRTLAFSIHELAVILGDQLTAADLVPIFNGFLKDLDEVRIGVLKHLYDFLKLLHADKRREYLYQLQEFMVTDNSRNWRFRYELAEQLILIIELYSHYDVYDYLRQIALTLCSDKVSEVRWISYKLVVEILQKLYASGDHELGLNFINQLIVKFCHCPKWVGRQAFAFICQAIVEEDCMPMDQFAQHLLPSLLSLSSDPVANVRVLVAKALRQSILEKAYFKEPGSAHSDELEETVLSLQADKDRDVRFFASLSPSRNLADTAALI; from the exons atggcaG gtctgTCATTATACTTTGAAGATGGCCATGACGATATGGACGACT TTGGGTTTGACGATTATGGTTCAGACTGCGATGGAATCCGGATCACTGCCTTTCTTGATGCGGGCCAGGACAACCTCACCCCACTGGGACGGCTTGAGAAGTACGCCTTCAGCGAGAATGTTTTCAACAG GCAGATCGTGGCGCGTGGCCTGCTGGATGTGCTGAGGGAGTTCAGTGACAACGAGAATGACTTTGTCAGTGTCATGGAAACGGTCGCCCGGATGTCTGAGGATGGAG AGCCCACAGTGCGGGCAGAGCTGATGGAGCAGGTGCCCAACATCGCCATGTTCCTGCACGAGAATCGGCCCAACTTCCCGGCAGCCTTCTCTCGGTACCTAGTCCCCATCGTTGTCCGGTACCTGACAGACCCCAACAACCAG GTGCGGAAAACCAGCCAGGCTGCACTGCTAGTGCTGCTGGAGCAGGGACTCATCAGCAAGGCTGACATGGAGAACAAGGTGTGCCCAGTGCTGCTGGACCTCACGGACCCCAGCAGCGACGACGACTACAAGATCgaggccgtggcg ATCATGTGCAAGCTGGTGACCATGTTGAGCAGGGACACAGTGGAGCACCTGCTCCTCCTGCGCTTCTGTGAGCTCTGCAGTGACGTCCGCCTCTTCCAAGTGCGCAAG GTGTGTGCAGCAAATTTTGGGGAGTTTTGCTCTATCGTGGGCCAGGATGCcacagagaaagttctg ATGCCAAAGTTCTTTGATCTGTGCTCCGATAGCCTGTGGGGGATTCGAAAGGCATGCGCTGAGTGCTTCATGATCGTCTCCAACTCCACCTCCCCCGAGGTCCGGCGGACCAAGCTGTCTCCACTGTTCATCAGCCTTATCAGTGACCAGTCCCGTTGG GTGAGACAGGCAGCCTTCCAGTCTCTCGGCCGCTTCATATCTACGTTCGCCAACCCCTCCAGCACCGTGCTGCACTTCAGAGAAGACGGGACACCACGTGAGACCGTCCGATGTTCCTCTGACAG GTGTGATCGCCCAGCTTGCGGTGGTTCTACAGGGAGCGGTTTTGACTTGGGTGAATGCCAAATAGAGCCAGCACTACACGCACCTTCAGGATCAAAGTGTCCCAGCACACTAGAACTATGTAAAAAAACTGATCAGGAGTCTGTCCTTGGCTGCAAAGGGACTGGAACCAGTATTTTGGAGGCTCTGGAGAAGGACTGTCCCACCACTACCCAGGCTGGCGACAAAGAACCCCAGCTGATAGAGGACACATATAGCTCCTTTCACTACTGGAGGTCTCCTTTGCCTGACATCAGCCAGGACTTGGAACTCCTTCAGATTGAGGAGGTAGCAGCCAGGGAGGTCCCCATTCTGGATTCCCAGGGCCCTGCCACCAGCTCTCAGATCCAGAAAGTTCTGGACTGCTTACAGCCCCACTTGGATGACCCAGATGTGCAAG CCCAGGTGCAGGTGCTGTCTGCTGCGCTGAAGGCGGCCCAGCTGGAGAGTCACAGCGAGGAGGCTGATCAGGATGAGGTCCTGTATGAAAGTAGAGAGATCCCAGTGCTGGACCCCCAGACTCCGCCACCCTCTGTGCCCCTGTCTGTCCAACCCGATCCTGAGGAAGACCAACCCGTGTTACCAACCAAGCCACTTGATTCCCCGCAGTCTGCTCCAGAGTCTTTTCAGCTTAAGGACCCCGAGGCAGGCAATGAG gaaaCTGCAGAGCTGATTAAAACTGAACAGGAAGGACAGGACTCCTCCCCAAATAAGCTGTGTGACGAGGAGAAATCCAAGGTCCAG AACGTGATTCCCCAGCAGCTCCTAGACCAGTACCTCTCGATGACCGACCCGACCCGGGCGCAGACCGTGGACACGGAGATCGCCAAGCACTGTGCCTTCAGTCTGCCCGGTGTGGCCCTCACACTCGGCCGGCAGAACTGGCACTGCCTGAAGGACACATACGAGACCCTGGCCACGGATGTTCAG TGGAAGGTGCGCAGAACACTGGCCTTCTCTATCCATGAGCTAGCCGTCATTTTAGGAGACCAGCTGACGGCCGCGGATCTGGTGCCCATCTTCAATGGCTTCCTGAAGGACCTGGACGAGGTGCGCATCGGCGTCCTCAAGCACCTCTACGACTTCCTGAAG CTGCTTCACGCAGACAAGCGCAGAGAGTATCTCTACCAGCTCCAGGAGTTCATGGTGACGGACAACAGCCGCAACTGGAGGTTCCGATACGAACTGGccga ACAGCTGATCCTCATCATTGAGCTGTACAGTCACTACGACGTATACGACTATCTTCGACAGATAGCGCTCACGCTCTGCTCGGACAAGGTCTCCGAGGTTAGGTGGATCTCCTACAAACTG GTGGTGgagatcttgcagaagttgTACGCCAGTGGAGACCATGAGCTGGGCCTCAACTTTATCAACCAGCTTATCGTCAAGTTCTGTCATTGTCCCAAGTGGGTGGGACGCCAAGCCTTCGCGTTCATCTGTCAG GCAATCGTGGAGGAGGACTGCATGCCTATGGATCAGTTTGCCCAGCACCTGCTCCCAAGTCTGCTGAGCCTGTCATCGGACCCCGTGGCTAATGTTCGTGTCTTGGTGGCCAAAGCTCTCCGGCAGAGCATACTGGAAAAAG